From a single Erpetoichthys calabaricus chromosome 1, fErpCal1.3, whole genome shotgun sequence genomic region:
- the LOC114667074 gene encoding oocyte zinc finger protein XlCOF6-like isoform X2 has protein sequence MEEVCPSVQERLDVGNKCEEGVSKEMCGDEEEEKNHLLETGPLSMYSMEKSLDIKEEDEEWESAYLQQESHTIKEEDYERVTVDMKTDPESTSHITNKWKDEVIHCIKEEEDHLKSEFDFQALYLDKQDPGLDFTPGSNCSLQHRSHPVKSETLEFDMERSAVASGSGDSGTADLQDSGFSLPLFTQTSDETMRKTSGSENRTAAPLKGTSAPMVRLKKTDAINTHLLVHNMVPQTSLVCQEETGKKHFLYKEKGNSAANKPYCFKCGKKFSSKSSLNKHTRIHTGEKPHLCSECGKRFFTRWQLETHTRFHTGEKPYSCPQCNKRFTNRSSLQMHRIFHTGEKPHRCSQCDKRFVTISHLRIHTRIHTGEKPYGCSECGKQFLCKSGLETHTRIHTGEKPYQCSECDKRFYTRTHLKIHMRIHTGEKPYQCSECDKRFTTSSSLRMHSRLHTGEKVYYCYECDKQFTTSTYLRMHTRLHTGEKPFHCSECGKQFTTSSSLRMHVRLHTGEKPYHCSECGKRFTTSSSLQMHTRLHTGEKPYQCSECDKRFTTSSSLRIHTKLHTGEKLYHCSECDKQFTTNTYLQMHKRLHTGEKPYQCSECDKQFTTSAWLRKHTRLHTGEKLYHCPECDRQFIASWQLEIHARLHTGEKPYCCSECGKRFNYKGSLMRHTRIHLGEKLFHCSECGKQFSSSSYLKIHKTIHTGEKPYCCSECGKRFATRKYLKTHTTIHTGEKPRGKGYDCSECGKQLSTKRSLIRHTRIHTGEKPFCCSQCEKQFSTKSSLARHIRFHNRAPFSCAECDKQFSTKNSLMRHAKFHSGVKPFSCSECDKQYCTQRSLLRHARIHTGEDHKAKEGQAIC, from the exons ATGGAGGAGGTGTGCCCATCTGTCCAGGAACGTCTAGACGTAGGAAATAAATGTGAAGAGGGGGTTTCAAAAGAAATGTGtggtgatgaagaagaagagaagaatcaCTTGCTGGAGACGGGGCCCCTTTCCATGTATTCCATGGAAAAAAGTTtggacattaaagaagaggacGAAGAGTGGGAATCTGCTTACCTTCAACAGGAGAGTCACACCATTAAAGAGGAGGATTATGAAAGGGTGACAGTCGACATGAAAACAGACCCCGAGTCTACATCTCACATCACCAACAAATGGAAGGATGAAGTCATACATTGTATAAAGGAAGAAGAAGACCACCTTAAATCAGAGTTTGACTTTCAGGCTCTTTATCTAGACAAACAGGATCCTGGATTAGACTTCACACCTGGCAGTAACTGCTCTCTGCAGCATCGTTCTCACCCGGTGAAGTCAGAAACGTTGGAATTTGACATGGAGAGGTCTGCAGTAGCATCAGGGTCAGGTGATTCTGGAACAG CAGATTTACAAGACAGTGGTTTCTCCTTACCTTTGTTCACTCAGACCTCTGATGAGACAATGAGGAAAACATCTGGATCAGAAAATAGAACAGCAGCCCCCTTGAAGGGTACTTCTGCGCCTATGGTGAGACTGAAAAAGACAGATGCAATCAACACTCACCTACTGGTACATAATATGGTACCACAAACATCACTTGTCTGTCAAGAAGAGACAGGGAAGAAACATTTTCTATACAAAGAGAAGGGAAATTCTGCAGCAAATAAGCCATACTGTTTCAAATGTGGCAAAAAATTCTCCAGCAAAAGTAGTCTTAAcaaacacacaagaattcacactggagagaagccacatctctgttctgaatgtggcaaacgattcttcACCAGATGGCAACTTGAGACTCACACAAGATTTCATACCGGAGAGAAGCCGTATAGTTGTCCACAATGTAATAAACGATTCACTAATCGTAGCTCTCTTCAGATGCACAGAATATTTCACACCGGAGAAAAGCCACATCGCTGTTCTCAGTGTGACAAACGATTTGTCACCATTTCTCATCTTCGGattcacacaagaattcacactggagaaaagccatatggctgttctgaatgtggcaaacagttcttgTGTAAGAGTGGTCTTGAAACCcatacaagaattcacactggagagaagccatatcagtgttctgaatgtgacaaacGATTTTACACCCGTACCCATCTTAAGATTCAcatgagaattcacactggagagaagccatatcagTGTTCTGAATGTGACAAGCGATTCACCACCAGCAGCTCCCTTCGGATGCACTCAAGacttcacacgggagagaaggtATATTACTGTTATGAATGTGACAAACAATTCACCACCAGTACCTATCTTCGAATGCACACCAgacttcacactggagagaagccatttcactgttctgaatgtggcaaacaattcaccaCCAGCAGCTCTCTTCGGATGCACGTGAGACTTCAtactggggagaagccatatcactgttctgaatgtggcaaacgattcacaACTAGCAGCTCTCTTCAGATGCATACAAGActtcacactggggagaagccatatcagtgttctgaatgtgacaaacGATTCACCACCAGCAGCTCTCTTCGGATTCATACAAAgcttcacactggagaaaagttatatcactgttctgaatgtgacaaacAATTCACCACCAATACGTATCTCCAGATGCACAAAAgacttcacactggagaaaagccatatcagtgttctgaatgtgacaaacAATTCACCACTAGTGCCTGGCTTCGGAAGCACACCAgacttcacactggagagaagctgtATCACTGTCCTGAATGTGACAGGCAATTCATCGCCAGTTGGCAACTGGAGATTCACGCAAGACTTCACAcgggggagaagccatattgctgttctgaatgtggcaaacgattcaacTATAAGGGGAGTCTTATGAGACACACAAGAATTCATTTGGGAGAAAAGCTGTttcactgttctgaatgtggcaaacaattctcaagTAGTAGCTATCTTAAGATACACAAaacaattcacactggagagaagccatattgctgctctgaatgtggcaagcgatttGCCACTAGAAAGTATCTTAAGACACACACAACGatacacactggagagaagccccgAGGGAAGGGGTacgactgttctgaatgtggcaagcagttGTCTACCAAGCGCAGTCTAATCAGACACactagaattcacactggagaaaagcctttTTGCTGCTCACAGTGTGAGAAGCAGTTCTCTACCAAAAGCAGTCTTGCAAGACACATTCGATTTCACAACAGAGCCCCCTTCTCCTGTGCCGAATGTGACAAGCAATTCTCTACAAAGAACAGTCTTATGAGACACGCTAAATTTCACAGTGGAGTAAAACCCTTTAGCTGTTCAGAGTGTGACAAGCAATACTGTACTCAGAGAAGTCTTTTGAGACATgctagaattcacactggagaagaTCATAAGGCAAAGGAAGGTCAAGCAATCTGTTGA
- the LOC114667074 gene encoding oocyte zinc finger protein XlCOF6-like isoform X3: MEEVCPSVQERLDVGNKCEEGVSKEMCGDEEEEKNHLLETGPLSMYSMEKSLDIKEEDEEWESAYLQQESHTIKEEDYERVTVDMKTDPESTSHITNKWKDEVIHCIKEEEDHLKSEFDFQALYLDKQDPGLDFTPGSNCSLQHRSHPVKSETLEFDMERSAVASGSGDSGTDLQDSGFSLPLFTQTSDETMRKTSGSENRTAAPLKGTSAPMVRLKKTDAINTHLLVHNMVPQTSLVCQEETGKKHFLYKEKGNSAANKPYCFKCGKKFSSKSSLNKHTRIHTGEKPHLCSECGKRFFTRWQLETHTRFHTGEKPYSCPQCNKRFTNRSSLQMHRIFHTGEKPHRCSQCDKRFVTISHLRIHTRIHTGEKPYGCSECGKQFLCKSGLETHTRIHTGEKPYQCSECDKRFYTRTHLKIHMRIHTGEKPYQCSECDKRFTTSSSLRMHSRLHTGEKVYYCYECDKQFTTSTYLRMHTRLHTGEKPFHCSECGKQFTTSSSLRMHVRLHTGEKPYHCSECGKRFTTSSSLQMHTRLHTGEKPYQCSECDKRFTTSSSLRIHTKLHTGEKLYHCSECDKQFTTNTYLQMHKRLHTGEKPYQCSECDKQFTTSAWLRKHTRLHTGEKLYHCPECDRQFIASWQLEIHARLHTGEKPYCCSECGKRFNYKGSLMRHTRIHLGEKLFHCSECGKQFSSSSYLKIHKTIHTGEKPYCCSECGKRFATRKYLKTHTTIHTGEKPRGKGYDCSECGKQLSTKRSLIRHTRIHTGEKPFCCSQCEKQFSTKSSLARHIRFHNRAPFSCAECDKQFSTKNSLMRHAKFHSGVKPFSCSECDKQYCTQRSLLRHARIHTGEDHKAKEGQAIC, from the exons ATGGAGGAGGTGTGCCCATCTGTCCAGGAACGTCTAGACGTAGGAAATAAATGTGAAGAGGGGGTTTCAAAAGAAATGTGtggtgatgaagaagaagagaagaatcaCTTGCTGGAGACGGGGCCCCTTTCCATGTATTCCATGGAAAAAAGTTtggacattaaagaagaggacGAAGAGTGGGAATCTGCTTACCTTCAACAGGAGAGTCACACCATTAAAGAGGAGGATTATGAAAGGGTGACAGTCGACATGAAAACAGACCCCGAGTCTACATCTCACATCACCAACAAATGGAAGGATGAAGTCATACATTGTATAAAGGAAGAAGAAGACCACCTTAAATCAGAGTTTGACTTTCAGGCTCTTTATCTAGACAAACAGGATCCTGGATTAGACTTCACACCTGGCAGTAACTGCTCTCTGCAGCATCGTTCTCACCCGGTGAAGTCAGAAACGTTGGAATTTGACATGGAGAGGTCTGCAGTAGCATCAGGGTCAGGTGATTCTGGAACAG ATTTACAAGACAGTGGTTTCTCCTTACCTTTGTTCACTCAGACCTCTGATGAGACAATGAGGAAAACATCTGGATCAGAAAATAGAACAGCAGCCCCCTTGAAGGGTACTTCTGCGCCTATGGTGAGACTGAAAAAGACAGATGCAATCAACACTCACCTACTGGTACATAATATGGTACCACAAACATCACTTGTCTGTCAAGAAGAGACAGGGAAGAAACATTTTCTATACAAAGAGAAGGGAAATTCTGCAGCAAATAAGCCATACTGTTTCAAATGTGGCAAAAAATTCTCCAGCAAAAGTAGTCTTAAcaaacacacaagaattcacactggagagaagccacatctctgttctgaatgtggcaaacgattcttcACCAGATGGCAACTTGAGACTCACACAAGATTTCATACCGGAGAGAAGCCGTATAGTTGTCCACAATGTAATAAACGATTCACTAATCGTAGCTCTCTTCAGATGCACAGAATATTTCACACCGGAGAAAAGCCACATCGCTGTTCTCAGTGTGACAAACGATTTGTCACCATTTCTCATCTTCGGattcacacaagaattcacactggagaaaagccatatggctgttctgaatgtggcaaacagttcttgTGTAAGAGTGGTCTTGAAACCcatacaagaattcacactggagagaagccatatcagtgttctgaatgtgacaaacGATTTTACACCCGTACCCATCTTAAGATTCAcatgagaattcacactggagagaagccatatcagTGTTCTGAATGTGACAAGCGATTCACCACCAGCAGCTCCCTTCGGATGCACTCAAGacttcacacgggagagaaggtATATTACTGTTATGAATGTGACAAACAATTCACCACCAGTACCTATCTTCGAATGCACACCAgacttcacactggagagaagccatttcactgttctgaatgtggcaaacaattcaccaCCAGCAGCTCTCTTCGGATGCACGTGAGACTTCAtactggggagaagccatatcactgttctgaatgtggcaaacgattcacaACTAGCAGCTCTCTTCAGATGCATACAAGActtcacactggggagaagccatatcagtgttctgaatgtgacaaacGATTCACCACCAGCAGCTCTCTTCGGATTCATACAAAgcttcacactggagaaaagttatatcactgttctgaatgtgacaaacAATTCACCACCAATACGTATCTCCAGATGCACAAAAgacttcacactggagaaaagccatatcagtgttctgaatgtgacaaacAATTCACCACTAGTGCCTGGCTTCGGAAGCACACCAgacttcacactggagagaagctgtATCACTGTCCTGAATGTGACAGGCAATTCATCGCCAGTTGGCAACTGGAGATTCACGCAAGACTTCACAcgggggagaagccatattgctgttctgaatgtggcaaacgattcaacTATAAGGGGAGTCTTATGAGACACACAAGAATTCATTTGGGAGAAAAGCTGTttcactgttctgaatgtggcaaacaattctcaagTAGTAGCTATCTTAAGATACACAAaacaattcacactggagagaagccatattgctgctctgaatgtggcaagcgatttGCCACTAGAAAGTATCTTAAGACACACACAACGatacacactggagagaagccccgAGGGAAGGGGTacgactgttctgaatgtggcaagcagttGTCTACCAAGCGCAGTCTAATCAGACACactagaattcacactggagaaaagcctttTTGCTGCTCACAGTGTGAGAAGCAGTTCTCTACCAAAAGCAGTCTTGCAAGACACATTCGATTTCACAACAGAGCCCCCTTCTCCTGTGCCGAATGTGACAAGCAATTCTCTACAAAGAACAGTCTTATGAGACACGCTAAATTTCACAGTGGAGTAAAACCCTTTAGCTGTTCAGAGTGTGACAAGCAATACTGTACTCAGAGAAGTCTTTTGAGACATgctagaattcacactggagaagaTCATAAGGCAAAGGAAG
- the LOC114667074 gene encoding oocyte zinc finger protein XlCOF6-like isoform X4 yields MKEASLSAQERLDVGYECEEGVSKEMCGDEEEKNLLLQEGLPSMQTMDIKEEDREWETAYLQQESHTIKEEDYERVTVDMKTDPESTSHITNKWKDEVIHCIKEEEDHLKSEFDFQALYLDKQDPGLDFTPGSNCSLQHRSHPVKSETLEFDMERSAVASGSGDSGTADLQDSGFSLPLFTQTSDETMRKTSGSENRTAAPLKGTSAPMVRLKKTDAINTHLLVHNMVPQTSLVCQEETGKKHFLYKEKGNSAANKPYCFKCGKKFSSKSSLNKHTRIHTGEKPHLCSECGKRFFTRWQLETHTRFHTGEKPYSCPQCNKRFTNRSSLQMHRIFHTGEKPHRCSQCDKRFVTISHLRIHTRIHTGEKPYGCSECGKQFLCKSGLETHTRIHTGEKPYQCSECDKRFYTRTHLKIHMRIHTGEKPYQCSECDKRFTTSSSLRMHSRLHTGEKVYYCYECDKQFTTSTYLRMHTRLHTGEKPFHCSECGKQFTTSSSLRMHVRLHTGEKPYHCSECGKRFTTSSSLQMHTRLHTGEKPYQCSECDKRFTTSSSLRIHTKLHTGEKLYHCSECDKQFTTNTYLQMHKRLHTGEKPYQCSECDKQFTTSAWLRKHTRLHTGEKLYHCPECDRQFIASWQLEIHARLHTGEKPYCCSECGKRFNYKGSLMRHTRIHLGEKLFHCSECGKQFSSSSYLKIHKTIHTGEKPYCCSECGKRFATRKYLKTHTTIHTGEKPRGKGYDCSECGKQLSTKRSLIRHTRIHTGEKPFCCSQCEKQFSTKSSLARHIRFHNRAPFSCAECDKQFSTKNSLMRHAKFHSGVKPFSCSECDKQYCTQRSLLRHARIHTGEDHKAKEGQAIC; encoded by the exons GAGAGTCACACCATTAAAGAGGAGGATTATGAAAGGGTGACAGTCGACATGAAAACAGACCCCGAGTCTACATCTCACATCACCAACAAATGGAAGGATGAAGTCATACATTGTATAAAGGAAGAAGAAGACCACCTTAAATCAGAGTTTGACTTTCAGGCTCTTTATCTAGACAAACAGGATCCTGGATTAGACTTCACACCTGGCAGTAACTGCTCTCTGCAGCATCGTTCTCACCCGGTGAAGTCAGAAACGTTGGAATTTGACATGGAGAGGTCTGCAGTAGCATCAGGGTCAGGTGATTCTGGAACAG CAGATTTACAAGACAGTGGTTTCTCCTTACCTTTGTTCACTCAGACCTCTGATGAGACAATGAGGAAAACATCTGGATCAGAAAATAGAACAGCAGCCCCCTTGAAGGGTACTTCTGCGCCTATGGTGAGACTGAAAAAGACAGATGCAATCAACACTCACCTACTGGTACATAATATGGTACCACAAACATCACTTGTCTGTCAAGAAGAGACAGGGAAGAAACATTTTCTATACAAAGAGAAGGGAAATTCTGCAGCAAATAAGCCATACTGTTTCAAATGTGGCAAAAAATTCTCCAGCAAAAGTAGTCTTAAcaaacacacaagaattcacactggagagaagccacatctctgttctgaatgtggcaaacgattcttcACCAGATGGCAACTTGAGACTCACACAAGATTTCATACCGGAGAGAAGCCGTATAGTTGTCCACAATGTAATAAACGATTCACTAATCGTAGCTCTCTTCAGATGCACAGAATATTTCACACCGGAGAAAAGCCACATCGCTGTTCTCAGTGTGACAAACGATTTGTCACCATTTCTCATCTTCGGattcacacaagaattcacactggagaaaagccatatggctgttctgaatgtggcaaacagttcttgTGTAAGAGTGGTCTTGAAACCcatacaagaattcacactggagagaagccatatcagtgttctgaatgtgacaaacGATTTTACACCCGTACCCATCTTAAGATTCAcatgagaattcacactggagagaagccatatcagTGTTCTGAATGTGACAAGCGATTCACCACCAGCAGCTCCCTTCGGATGCACTCAAGacttcacacgggagagaaggtATATTACTGTTATGAATGTGACAAACAATTCACCACCAGTACCTATCTTCGAATGCACACCAgacttcacactggagagaagccatttcactgttctgaatgtggcaaacaattcaccaCCAGCAGCTCTCTTCGGATGCACGTGAGACTTCAtactggggagaagccatatcactgttctgaatgtggcaaacgattcacaACTAGCAGCTCTCTTCAGATGCATACAAGActtcacactggggagaagccatatcagtgttctgaatgtgacaaacGATTCACCACCAGCAGCTCTCTTCGGATTCATACAAAgcttcacactggagaaaagttatatcactgttctgaatgtgacaaacAATTCACCACCAATACGTATCTCCAGATGCACAAAAgacttcacactggagaaaagccatatcagtgttctgaatgtgacaaacAATTCACCACTAGTGCCTGGCTTCGGAAGCACACCAgacttcacactggagagaagctgtATCACTGTCCTGAATGTGACAGGCAATTCATCGCCAGTTGGCAACTGGAGATTCACGCAAGACTTCACAcgggggagaagccatattgctgttctgaatgtggcaaacgattcaacTATAAGGGGAGTCTTATGAGACACACAAGAATTCATTTGGGAGAAAAGCTGTttcactgttctgaatgtggcaaacaattctcaagTAGTAGCTATCTTAAGATACACAAaacaattcacactggagagaagccatattgctgctctgaatgtggcaagcgatttGCCACTAGAAAGTATCTTAAGACACACACAACGatacacactggagagaagccccgAGGGAAGGGGTacgactgttctgaatgtggcaagcagttGTCTACCAAGCGCAGTCTAATCAGACACactagaattcacactggagaaaagcctttTTGCTGCTCACAGTGTGAGAAGCAGTTCTCTACCAAAAGCAGTCTTGCAAGACACATTCGATTTCACAACAGAGCCCCCTTCTCCTGTGCCGAATGTGACAAGCAATTCTCTACAAAGAACAGTCTTATGAGACACGCTAAATTTCACAGTGGAGTAAAACCCTTTAGCTGTTCAGAGTGTGACAAGCAATACTGTACTCAGAGAAGTCTTTTGAGACATgctagaattcacactggagaagaTCATAAGGCAAAGGAAG
- the LOC114667074 gene encoding oocyte zinc finger protein XlCOF6-like isoform X1, with the protein MEEVCPSVQERLDVGNKCEEGVSKEMCGDEEEEKNHLLETGPLSMYSMEKSLDIKEEDEEWESAYLQQESHTIKEEDYERVTVDMKTDPESTSHITNKWKDEVIHCIKEEEDHLKSEFDFQALYLDKQDPGLDFTPGSNCSLQHRSHPVKSETLEFDMERSAVASGSGDSGTADLQDSGFSLPLFTQTSDETMRKTSGSENRTAAPLKGTSAPMVRLKKTDAINTHLLVHNMVPQTSLVCQEETGKKHFLYKEKGNSAANKPYCFKCGKKFSSKSSLNKHTRIHTGEKPHLCSECGKRFFTRWQLETHTRFHTGEKPYSCPQCNKRFTNRSSLQMHRIFHTGEKPHRCSQCDKRFVTISHLRIHTRIHTGEKPYGCSECGKQFLCKSGLETHTRIHTGEKPYQCSECDKRFYTRTHLKIHMRIHTGEKPYQCSECDKRFTTSSSLRMHSRLHTGEKVYYCYECDKQFTTSTYLRMHTRLHTGEKPFHCSECGKQFTTSSSLRMHVRLHTGEKPYHCSECGKRFTTSSSLQMHTRLHTGEKPYQCSECDKRFTTSSSLRIHTKLHTGEKLYHCSECDKQFTTNTYLQMHKRLHTGEKPYQCSECDKQFTTSAWLRKHTRLHTGEKLYHCPECDRQFIASWQLEIHARLHTGEKPYCCSECGKRFNYKGSLMRHTRIHLGEKLFHCSECGKQFSSSSYLKIHKTIHTGEKPYCCSECGKRFATRKYLKTHTTIHTGEKPRGKGYDCSECGKQLSTKRSLIRHTRIHTGEKPFCCSQCEKQFSTKSSLARHIRFHNRAPFSCAECDKQFSTKNSLMRHAKFHSGVKPFSCSECDKQYCTQRSLLRHARIHTGEDHKAKEGQAIC; encoded by the exons ATGGAGGAGGTGTGCCCATCTGTCCAGGAACGTCTAGACGTAGGAAATAAATGTGAAGAGGGGGTTTCAAAAGAAATGTGtggtgatgaagaagaagagaagaatcaCTTGCTGGAGACGGGGCCCCTTTCCATGTATTCCATGGAAAAAAGTTtggacattaaagaagaggacGAAGAGTGGGAATCTGCTTACCTTCAACAGGAGAGTCACACCATTAAAGAGGAGGATTATGAAAGGGTGACAGTCGACATGAAAACAGACCCCGAGTCTACATCTCACATCACCAACAAATGGAAGGATGAAGTCATACATTGTATAAAGGAAGAAGAAGACCACCTTAAATCAGAGTTTGACTTTCAGGCTCTTTATCTAGACAAACAGGATCCTGGATTAGACTTCACACCTGGCAGTAACTGCTCTCTGCAGCATCGTTCTCACCCGGTGAAGTCAGAAACGTTGGAATTTGACATGGAGAGGTCTGCAGTAGCATCAGGGTCAGGTGATTCTGGAACAG CAGATTTACAAGACAGTGGTTTCTCCTTACCTTTGTTCACTCAGACCTCTGATGAGACAATGAGGAAAACATCTGGATCAGAAAATAGAACAGCAGCCCCCTTGAAGGGTACTTCTGCGCCTATGGTGAGACTGAAAAAGACAGATGCAATCAACACTCACCTACTGGTACATAATATGGTACCACAAACATCACTTGTCTGTCAAGAAGAGACAGGGAAGAAACATTTTCTATACAAAGAGAAGGGAAATTCTGCAGCAAATAAGCCATACTGTTTCAAATGTGGCAAAAAATTCTCCAGCAAAAGTAGTCTTAAcaaacacacaagaattcacactggagagaagccacatctctgttctgaatgtggcaaacgattcttcACCAGATGGCAACTTGAGACTCACACAAGATTTCATACCGGAGAGAAGCCGTATAGTTGTCCACAATGTAATAAACGATTCACTAATCGTAGCTCTCTTCAGATGCACAGAATATTTCACACCGGAGAAAAGCCACATCGCTGTTCTCAGTGTGACAAACGATTTGTCACCATTTCTCATCTTCGGattcacacaagaattcacactggagaaaagccatatggctgttctgaatgtggcaaacagttcttgTGTAAGAGTGGTCTTGAAACCcatacaagaattcacactggagagaagccatatcagtgttctgaatgtgacaaacGATTTTACACCCGTACCCATCTTAAGATTCAcatgagaattcacactggagagaagccatatcagTGTTCTGAATGTGACAAGCGATTCACCACCAGCAGCTCCCTTCGGATGCACTCAAGacttcacacgggagagaaggtATATTACTGTTATGAATGTGACAAACAATTCACCACCAGTACCTATCTTCGAATGCACACCAgacttcacactggagagaagccatttcactgttctgaatgtggcaaacaattcaccaCCAGCAGCTCTCTTCGGATGCACGTGAGACTTCAtactggggagaagccatatcactgttctgaatgtggcaaacgattcacaACTAGCAGCTCTCTTCAGATGCATACAAGActtcacactggggagaagccatatcagtgttctgaatgtgacaaacGATTCACCACCAGCAGCTCTCTTCGGATTCATACAAAgcttcacactggagaaaagttatatcactgttctgaatgtgacaaacAATTCACCACCAATACGTATCTCCAGATGCACAAAAgacttcacactggagaaaagccatatcagtgttctgaatgtgacaaacAATTCACCACTAGTGCCTGGCTTCGGAAGCACACCAgacttcacactggagagaagctgtATCACTGTCCTGAATGTGACAGGCAATTCATCGCCAGTTGGCAACTGGAGATTCACGCAAGACTTCACAcgggggagaagccatattgctgttctgaatgtggcaaacgattcaacTATAAGGGGAGTCTTATGAGACACACAAGAATTCATTTGGGAGAAAAGCTGTttcactgttctgaatgtggcaaacaattctcaagTAGTAGCTATCTTAAGATACACAAaacaattcacactggagagaagccatattgctgctctgaatgtggcaagcgatttGCCACTAGAAAGTATCTTAAGACACACACAACGatacacactggagagaagccccgAGGGAAGGGGTacgactgttctgaatgtggcaagcagttGTCTACCAAGCGCAGTCTAATCAGACACactagaattcacactggagaaaagcctttTTGCTGCTCACAGTGTGAGAAGCAGTTCTCTACCAAAAGCAGTCTTGCAAGACACATTCGATTTCACAACAGAGCCCCCTTCTCCTGTGCCGAATGTGACAAGCAATTCTCTACAAAGAACAGTCTTATGAGACACGCTAAATTTCACAGTGGAGTAAAACCCTTTAGCTGTTCAGAGTGTGACAAGCAATACTGTACTCAGAGAAGTCTTTTGAGACATgctagaattcacactggagaagaTCATAAGGCAAAGGAAG